Part of the Candidatus Methylomirabilis tolerans genome is shown below.
GGACCTTGGTCTGTTCCGGAGCGCAGATCTACGAGCTCTCTCGAGATCGTGACGTGGTCAGACGGGCCACATCTGACGAGCTGGTTCTCGAATGGGAGAAGGCGCAGGTCCTTTCGGAGGAGTACAAGCGAAAAGCCGCCCCAACCTGGCAGTTAGCCCGCTCGAAGTTATCTAAGGATATCGCGGAGTTTCAATGGCGACTGTCAACTCCGGTGGCTGCCCTGCTGATGGGATTGTTAGGCTTTCCTCTCAGTCGTGCCAAGCCACGCCAGGGCAAGTACGCCAAGTTATTCGTGTCGGTAGTGAGCTATGCCACATTTTATAACCTGAACATGATGGCGAGACATTGGGTTGAAAAGGGGGTGGTGAGCACCGTTCCGGGTATCTGGTGGGTCCATCTGCTCTTGGGGATCCTGGTTGCAGGCCTTCTGTGGAGACGGACAGCGAACCCATGAGTACAATCGATCGCCATATCTGGCTCAGGGTGATCAGGGGCTATGCCCTTATGATGGCCGTCCTGTTGTCCGTCTTCAGTCTGATGGCATTCGTCAACGAATTGGACTCGGTGGGGCGCGGTACCTACGGATTGGGCGATGCATTCCTGAACGTCCTCCTAACGGTGCCGAGCCGGATGATCGAACTGGCGCCGGCGACCGCTATGCTGGGGAGCATCATCGGCCTTGGAGAATTAGCGAGTAGCCACGAACTCATCGCCATGCAGGCCTTGGGCACGTCGCCGCTGCGTATCGGAGCATCAGTGACTGTAACCGGCATCCTCCTCATGATTGTGGTGGTGGGGATTCAGGAATGGGTGGCTCCATCCACGGATCAGCTCGCCTACACGCTCCGTATTCAAGCGATCTCGAAGCCGGAAGCTCTGCACACAAGGCAGGGATTCTGGTCGCGCGATGGGCGGCAATTTATTCGAGTACATCAGGTGCTGCCGGGTCGCGTTCTCTCCGATGTCGAGATCTACGAATTCGACGACCATGATCGGCTACGCCTGGTAACATGGGCGGCGCGAGCCGACCCCAAGGATCCGCACCAGTGGGCACTCATAGATGTGGTGCAACGCACGATCGATGGCGAAGGGGTCGCGACAAAACAGCTTGCCAGTCTCCCTTGGGCCGGAGCACTGACGCCGGCGCAGGTGGAACTGCTCGCCCTACCCGCAGAGATTCTCTCGCGTTCGACCCTCAGCCAGTATATCGCGTTCCTGAAAAAGACCGGCCAGGATGTGGCGCGCCTGGAGATCAGGCTGTGGCAGCAGCTTACGATGCCGCTCTCGACCCTGATGATGGTGCTCGTTGCGATCCCTTTTGTGCTCGGCCCTCTTCGGAAGGCGACCGCCGGTAAGCGGATTCTTCACGGATCGCTGCTCGGCGCTGCCTTCCATCTTGGCAGCCATTCCATCGCCCATCTCGGAGCCATCTGGCATCTGAACGCGGCGCTGACCGTATTAAGCCCGCTGGCCGTGCTGGGCGGGGTGACTGTCTGGGTGTACCGACGTGCACAGTGAGTCCGTCACCGATCCGGGTACCCGTATCACTCGCTGATCCTTTGCAACAAAACAGCGATTCCTCAGGGAGTAGCCGCGCTCCGAGGTTCGCACCTCCCATCCGTCGGACGAGGGACGCACCTCGTAGATATGATACCCCGCACGTTGCTTGGG
Proteins encoded:
- the lptG gene encoding LPS export ABC transporter permease LptG, with the translated sequence MSTIDRHIWLRVIRGYALMMAVLLSVFSLMAFVNELDSVGRGTYGLGDAFLNVLLTVPSRMIELAPATAMLGSIIGLGELASSHELIAMQALGTSPLRIGASVTVTGILLMIVVVGIQEWVAPSTDQLAYTLRIQAISKPEALHTRQGFWSRDGRQFIRVHQVLPGRVLSDVEIYEFDDHDRLRLVTWAARADPKDPHQWALIDVVQRTIDGEGVATKQLASLPWAGALTPAQVELLALPAEILSRSTLSQYIAFLKKTGQDVARLEIRLWQQLTMPLSTLMMVLVAIPFVLGPLRKATAGKRILHGSLLGAAFHLGSHSIAHLGAIWHLNAALTVLSPLAVLGGVTVWVYRRAQ